Proteins from one Mesorhizobium sp. M9A.F.Ca.ET.002.03.1.2 genomic window:
- the metF gene encoding methylenetetrahydrofolate reductase [NAD(P)H], with product MNQFRFSRRPDIGDKIRVSFEFFPPKTDEMEARLWDTVTRLEPLQPNFVSVTYGAGGSTRERTARTVKRILNETTLTPAAHMTCVDAARHEVDEVIQEFAGMGVTRFVALRGDPAEGVGAAYRPHPDGYANGAELVGALKGVGDFDISVSAYPEKHPESPDFATDIDMLKRKVDNGATRAITQFFFDNDLYERYVERARRAGIYIPIVPGILPVHNFTQVANFSSRCGALVPAWLAERFDGLQKDPQTHALVAAAVAAEQVLDLVERGVGDFHFYTMNRADLAFAICHMIGIRSHEAEAAGSAAA from the coding sequence ATGAACCAGTTCCGCTTTTCCCGCCGTCCCGACATCGGCGACAAGATCAGGGTTTCGTTCGAGTTCTTCCCGCCGAAGACCGACGAGATGGAAGCAAGGCTGTGGGATACCGTCACCAGGCTGGAGCCGCTCCAGCCGAACTTCGTCTCGGTGACCTACGGCGCCGGCGGCTCGACGCGCGAGCGCACAGCGCGCACGGTCAAGCGCATCCTCAACGAGACGACGCTGACGCCGGCGGCGCACATGACGTGCGTCGATGCGGCACGCCACGAGGTCGATGAGGTCATCCAGGAATTCGCCGGTATGGGGGTCACCCGCTTTGTCGCCTTGCGCGGCGATCCGGCCGAGGGCGTCGGCGCCGCCTACCGTCCGCATCCGGACGGCTATGCCAATGGTGCCGAACTGGTGGGGGCGCTGAAGGGTGTCGGCGATTTCGACATCTCGGTCTCCGCCTATCCGGAAAAGCATCCGGAGAGCCCGGATTTCGCCACCGACATCGACATGCTGAAGCGCAAGGTCGACAATGGCGCGACACGGGCGATCACCCAGTTCTTCTTCGACAATGATCTCTACGAGCGCTATGTCGAGCGGGCACGGCGGGCCGGCATCTACATACCGATCGTGCCGGGCATACTGCCGGTGCATAATTTCACCCAGGTCGCCAATTTCTCGTCGCGCTGCGGCGCGCTGGTGCCGGCATGGCTGGCCGAGCGCTTCGATGGGCTGCAGAAGGATCCGCAGACGCATGCGCTGGTTGCGGCGGCCGTGGCGGCCGAGCAGGTGCTGGATCTGGTAGAACGCGGCGTCGGCGATTTCCACTTCTACACCATGAACCGGGCCGATCTGGCGTTCGCCATCTGCCACATGATCGGCATCCGTTCGCATGAGGCTGAAGCTGCGGGATCAGCCGCGGCATAA
- a CDS encoding GH25 family lysozyme yields the protein MRRFAVLIMLTLLGACSTVDDLAPSLPSSGAPTVAVRAPRFDDSDPHEWDSGAPWSYAVHGTDVSKYQTSVDWPAARASGISFVFIKATEGGDRFDEYFNEHWSRTRASGIPRAAYHFYYFCTPAATQARWFIRNVPKDRSAMPPVLDMEWNPQSPTCKLRPDAATVRSEMSTFLEIVENHYGKKPIIYTSIDFFDDNGLSAFRGYPYWLRSVAGHPREKYGSHPFTFWQYTGTGVVPGMRGNADINVFNGSEAAWNKWLRQNTR from the coding sequence ATGCGCCGTTTCGCGGTCCTCATCATGCTGACGCTGCTGGGCGCCTGCTCGACCGTCGACGATCTTGCGCCGTCGCTGCCTTCATCTGGCGCCCCGACCGTTGCGGTGCGCGCACCCCGCTTCGACGACTCCGATCCGCATGAATGGGACAGCGGCGCGCCGTGGAGCTATGCCGTTCACGGCACCGACGTCTCCAAATACCAGACCTCGGTCGATTGGCCGGCGGCCAGGGCCAGCGGCATCTCCTTCGTTTTTATCAAGGCGACGGAAGGCGGCGATCGCTTCGACGAGTATTTCAACGAGCATTGGAGCCGCACCAGAGCCTCGGGAATCCCCCGCGCGGCCTATCATTTTTACTATTTTTGCACGCCGGCCGCCACGCAGGCGCGCTGGTTCATCAGGAACGTGCCGAAAGACCGTTCGGCAATGCCGCCGGTTCTCGACATGGAATGGAATCCGCAATCGCCGACCTGCAAGCTGCGGCCCGATGCCGCGACGGTTCGCAGCGAGATGAGCACATTCCTCGAAATCGTCGAAAACCACTATGGCAAGAAGCCGATCATCTACACCTCGATCGATTTCTTCGACGACAATGGCCTGTCGGCCTTTCGCGGCTACCCCTACTGGCTGCGTTCGGTGGCCGGCCACCCGCGCGAGAAATACGGCAGCCACCCCTTCACTTTCTGGCAGTACACCGGAACCGGCGTTGTGCCTGGTATGAGGGGCAACGCCGACATCAATGTCTTCAACGGCTCGGAAGCCGCATGGAACAAATGGCTGCGGCAGAACACCCGTTGA
- a CDS encoding DUF2293 domain-containing protein translates to MRAPTNRRRAIAKALTALLPLAPYADMEKIRADAGRAHLHNLPPTIAVWLATIAHIRHVHTDYEKLLADGYDRDSARFFVMEQTNIVLTRWRATRLLEDDEEE, encoded by the coding sequence ATGAGAGCGCCGACCAACCGCCGCCGCGCCATCGCCAAGGCGCTGACGGCGCTTTTGCCGCTGGCGCCCTATGCCGATATGGAAAAGATCCGCGCCGACGCCGGCCGGGCGCATCTGCACAACCTGCCGCCGACGATTGCCGTTTGGCTGGCGACGATCGCCCATATCCGCCATGTACACACCGACTACGAGAAGCTGCTGGCCGACGGCTATGACCGCGACTCGGCGCGCTTCTTCGTCATGGAGCAGACCAACATTGTGCTGACCCGCTGGCGCGCCACGCGCCTGCTCGAAGACGACGAGGAAGAATGA
- a CDS encoding metalloregulator ArsR/SmtB family transcription factor has protein sequence MHVALDTMVDTLKAAAESSRLRILALLSRGDLTVSDLTEILGQSQPRVSRHLKLLLEAGLIGRYQEGSWAFFRLSDSDAARDFVLRLVSGIRGADPQVERDLERLAAVKRKRQDRAAEYFSVNAASWDHIRSLHVPDRAVETALLKLVGKRPFQSMLDLGTGTGRLLEIFSPLYRRGVGIDMSREMLTVARANLDKAGVSNAQVRQGDIFAPPVERDAFDLVTIHQVLHYLDDPARAIREAARLLRPAGRLVIVDFAPHALEFLRDQHAHMRLGFSDRQIADWFSEAGLDMEDSQEFEPRGGNEARLTVKLWLGRDQRMLIADPSNDTQPANAYSIGETV, from the coding sequence ATGCATGTCGCGCTCGACACTATGGTAGATACATTGAAGGCGGCGGCCGAATCCAGCCGGCTGCGCATCCTGGCGTTGCTGTCGCGCGGCGACCTGACCGTCTCCGATCTCACCGAAATCCTCGGCCAGTCGCAGCCGCGCGTCTCGCGCCACCTGAAGCTTTTGCTGGAGGCCGGACTGATCGGCCGCTACCAGGAGGGCTCGTGGGCTTTCTTCCGGCTGTCGGATTCGGATGCGGCGCGCGATTTCGTGCTGCGGCTGGTTTCCGGCATCCGGGGTGCCGACCCGCAGGTCGAGCGTGATCTCGAGCGGCTGGCAGCGGTCAAGCGCAAGCGGCAGGATCGCGCCGCTGAATATTTTTCCGTAAATGCCGCAAGCTGGGACCATATCCGCTCGCTGCATGTGCCGGACCGCGCCGTCGAGACAGCGCTGCTCAAGCTCGTCGGCAAACGGCCATTCCAGTCGATGCTCGATCTCGGTACCGGCACCGGGCGGCTGCTCGAAATCTTTTCGCCGCTCTACCGGCGCGGCGTCGGCATCGACATGTCGCGCGAGATGCTGACCGTGGCGCGCGCCAACCTCGACAAAGCAGGCGTTTCGAATGCGCAGGTGCGCCAGGGCGACATCTTTGCGCCACCGGTCGAGCGCGACGCCTTCGATCTCGTCACCATCCACCAGGTGCTGCACTATCTCGACGATCCCGCCCGCGCCATCCGCGAGGCAGCAAGGCTGCTGCGGCCGGCCGGCCGGCTGGTGATCGTCGATTTCGCACCGCACGCGCTGGAATTCCTGCGCGACCAGCACGCGCATATGCGGCTCGGCTTTTCCGACCGGCAGATCGCCGATTGGTTTTCCGAGGCCGGGCTCGACATGGAGGACAGCCAGGAATTCGAGCCGCGCGGCGGCAACGAGGCCAGGCTCACCGTAAAACTATGGCTCGGCCGTGACCAGCGCATGCTGATCGCCGATCCTTCCAACGACACGCAGCCGGCCAATGCATATTCGATAGGGGAAACCGTCTGA
- a CDS encoding lytic murein transglycosylase — MRLRLEILAAVLLAATAAPAVAQQCGGDFEAWKQGVAAEARNAGVGNAGLEALEDATADEKVLARDRAQGVFTQTFIEFSNRMISAYRLKQGGANLKKYADVFARADQQFGVQPPIIAAFWALETDFGAVQGDFHTLSALVTLSHDCRRPQLFRPQIVPLLTLIDRGVVPTDVTGAWAGEIGQTQMLPSDYLNRGVDGDGDGLVDLRSSAPDVIMTTANKIMSRGWKRDQPWIEEVRVPDDMPWDQTGRTNKLPLTQWAEWGVTNPNGTPLVDNGLKAGLALPMGRKGPAFLVYDNFDVYLEWNQSFTYALTAANLAARLAGAPQFDPRNPEPGLNGDQMKALQTKLETKGYDVGTVDGILGTNTREAIRKEQTRLGLPVDGWPTPEFLAKL, encoded by the coding sequence ATGCGATTGCGCTTGGAAATTCTCGCGGCGGTGCTTCTGGCCGCCACGGCGGCGCCAGCGGTGGCACAGCAATGCGGCGGCGATTTCGAGGCATGGAAGCAGGGCGTGGCGGCGGAGGCCAGGAACGCCGGCGTCGGCAATGCCGGCCTCGAGGCGCTGGAAGACGCCACCGCCGACGAAAAGGTGCTGGCGCGCGACCGCGCCCAGGGCGTCTTTACCCAGACCTTCATCGAATTCTCGAACCGCATGATCTCGGCCTATCGGCTGAAGCAGGGCGGCGCCAATCTGAAAAAATACGCCGACGTCTTTGCCCGCGCCGACCAGCAATTCGGCGTCCAGCCGCCGATCATCGCCGCCTTCTGGGCGCTGGAAACCGATTTTGGCGCCGTGCAGGGCGATTTCCACACGTTGAGCGCACTGGTCACGCTCTCGCATGACTGCCGCCGCCCGCAACTTTTTCGCCCGCAGATCGTGCCGCTGCTGACACTGATCGATCGCGGCGTGGTGCCGACCGACGTCACCGGCGCCTGGGCGGGGGAAATCGGCCAGACTCAGATGCTGCCGTCCGACTATCTCAACCGCGGCGTCGACGGCGACGGTGACGGGCTGGTCGACCTGCGCAGCAGCGCGCCTGATGTGATCATGACTACGGCCAACAAGATCATGTCGCGCGGCTGGAAACGCGACCAGCCCTGGATCGAGGAAGTCCGCGTGCCAGACGATATGCCGTGGGACCAGACCGGCCGCACCAACAAGCTGCCGCTGACGCAGTGGGCTGAGTGGGGTGTCACCAACCCGAACGGCACGCCTCTTGTCGACAACGGCCTGAAGGCAGGTCTCGCGCTGCCCATGGGGCGCAAGGGGCCGGCCTTCCTCGTCTACGACAATTTCGACGTCTATCTCGAATGGAACCAGTCCTTCACCTATGCGCTGACCGCGGCAAATCTCGCCGCGCGGCTGGCGGGCGCGCCCCAATTCGATCCGCGCAATCCCGAACCGGGCCTCAACGGAGACCAGATGAAGGCGCTGCAGACAAAGCTCGAAACCAAAGGCTATGACGTGGGAACAGTCGACGGCATCCTGGGCACCAACACCCGCGAGGCGATCCGCAAGGAGCAGACCAGGCTCGGCCTGCCGGTCGACGGCTGGCCGACGCCGGAGTTTTTGGCGAAGCTTTAA
- a CDS encoding class I SAM-dependent methyltransferase, whose amino-acid sequence MSATELPARHDEPQAGHGEPPAGHAELMDGVYRWQRHIYDLTRKYYLLGRDRLISGLDAPVGGTVLELGCGTGRNIVLAARRYPGARFYGLDISAEMLETANAAIAREGLSGRVTLARGDATDFDPKALFSVESFDRIFVSYSLSMIPGWEKTVSAALAALSPGGSLHVVDFGQQEALPRWFRTLLRGWLRKFHVEPRQSLRTVLESESERIGAGLRFRTLYRGYAWLAVVGPRK is encoded by the coding sequence ATGAGCGCGACCGAACTGCCGGCCAGGCACGACGAACCGCAGGCCGGGCACGGCGAACCGCCGGCCGGGCATGCCGAACTGATGGACGGCGTCTACCGCTGGCAGCGCCATATCTATGACCTGACCCGCAAATATTACCTGCTCGGCCGCGACAGGCTGATATCAGGGCTGGATGCGCCCGTCGGCGGCACGGTGCTCGAGCTTGGCTGCGGCACCGGCCGCAACATTGTGCTTGCCGCCCGCCGCTATCCCGGCGCCCGTTTCTACGGCCTCGATATTTCGGCCGAAATGCTGGAGACGGCCAACGCTGCCATTGCCCGTGAAGGCCTGTCCGGCCGCGTTACGCTGGCGCGCGGCGACGCCACCGATTTCGATCCAAAAGCCCTGTTTTCTGTAGAAAGTTTCGACCGCATTTTTGTCTCGTACTCGCTGTCGATGATCCCCGGTTGGGAAAAGACGGTTTCAGCGGCACTTGCGGCCCTGTCACCTGGCGGCTCGCTGCACGTCGTCGATTTCGGCCAGCAGGAGGCCCTGCCCCGCTGGTTTCGCACGCTGCTGCGCGGCTGGCTGAGAAAATTCCACGTCGAACCGCGTCAGTCGTTGCGCACGGTTCTGGAATCGGAATCCGAGCGGATCGGCGCGGGCCTTCGGTTCAGAACACTGTATCGCGGCTATGCGTGGCTCGCCGTTGTCGGACCGCGCAAATAG
- a CDS encoding alanine racemase, with translation MQRFENAREAALALRPDDPVYCFRPQVLKADARQFMGMFPGRTAYAVKTNGEQIVLKALVEAGVNAFDVASPGEFAAVRAVSPDAEMLYMHPVKAQSDIKLALEKYGIRVISLDHEDEITKLTRVVRALDIDPGAITVFVRIQTKGSAAYELSKKFGAGPANAVELAERLNRTGYKVGLCFHVGSQIEDPDTYERALASADWVRNRVSFDIAGLDVGGGFPAEYGHDPNRKQIEMPSLGQIMSRLSGDLKEYQFDQMPLVAEPGRVIVARCLSLIVRVLLRKGKRLYINDGIWASLSDSWTGKITLPARFIPDPAIRSRNGEEKTIVPFKVCGATCDSVDILSRPFWLPETVDTGDWIEIGHIGAYSLSLRTRFNGFYPDTFVEVATPFDEGDAPEGFASLETMAD, from the coding sequence ATGCAGCGATTCGAAAATGCCCGCGAAGCGGCGCTGGCGCTTCGTCCGGACGATCCGGTCTACTGCTTCCGCCCGCAGGTGCTGAAGGCCGACGCCAGGCAGTTCATGGGCATGTTTCCCGGCAGGACCGCCTATGCGGTCAAGACAAACGGCGAGCAGATCGTGCTGAAGGCACTGGTCGAGGCCGGCGTCAATGCTTTCGACGTGGCCTCGCCCGGCGAGTTCGCCGCCGTGCGCGCGGTCTCGCCCGATGCCGAGATGCTTTACATGCATCCGGTCAAGGCGCAGTCGGACATCAAGCTGGCGCTGGAGAAATATGGCATCCGCGTCATCTCGCTCGACCATGAGGACGAGATCACCAAGCTGACCCGCGTGGTGCGGGCGCTCGATATCGATCCGGGTGCGATCACCGTGTTCGTGCGCATCCAGACGAAAGGATCGGCCGCCTACGAACTGTCGAAGAAATTCGGCGCCGGGCCGGCCAACGCGGTCGAGCTGGCCGAACGGCTGAACCGGACGGGCTACAAGGTCGGCCTGTGCTTCCATGTCGGCAGCCAGATCGAGGATCCCGACACCTATGAGCGGGCGCTGGCTTCGGCCGACTGGGTGCGCAACCGCGTCAGTTTCGACATTGCCGGGCTCGATGTCGGCGGCGGTTTTCCCGCCGAATACGGCCATGATCCCAACCGCAAGCAGATCGAGATGCCGTCGCTCGGCCAGATCATGTCGCGGCTGTCCGGCGATTTGAAGGAATACCAGTTCGACCAGATGCCGCTGGTGGCGGAGCCGGGCAGGGTGATCGTGGCGCGCTGCCTGTCGCTGATCGTGCGCGTGCTGCTGCGCAAGGGCAAGCGGCTCTACATCAATGACGGCATCTGGGCGTCGTTGTCGGATTCATGGACCGGCAAGATCACGCTGCCGGCGCGCTTCATTCCTGATCCCGCGATCCGCTCGCGCAATGGCGAGGAGAAGACCATCGTGCCGTTCAAGGTGTGCGGCGCGACCTGCGATTCCGTCGACATTCTGTCGCGGCCGTTCTGGCTGCCGGAAACGGTCGACACCGGCGACTGGATCGAGATCGGCCATATCGGCGCCTATTCGCTGTCGCTGAGGACGCGGTTCAACGGCTTCTACCCCGACACGTTCGTCGAGGTGGCGACGCCGTTCGACGAGGGCGACGCGCCGGAAGGGTTTGCCAGCCTGGAGACGATGGCGGATTAA
- the tsaA gene encoding tRNA (N6-threonylcarbamoyladenosine(37)-N6)-methyltransferase TrmO, giving the protein MFETRDGEKLLETDPANMPPDGHVVFIGRITSPWTTRETCPKNMKAARETGQPAVLTIDQRYRNGLLGLERASHIIILTWLHHAPRQLIVQKPRHAAEPKGVFALRSPARPNPVGLHIAKLVALDIGTGRIDLDAIDVLDGTPVIDIKPYFASTDAFAEATMAGRDER; this is encoded by the coding sequence ATGTTCGAAACGCGCGACGGCGAAAAGCTTCTGGAAACCGATCCGGCCAATATGCCGCCGGACGGTCATGTCGTCTTCATCGGTCGCATAACCTCACCCTGGACCACGCGGGAGACTTGCCCCAAGAACATGAAAGCCGCGCGGGAAACGGGGCAGCCGGCGGTTCTCACGATCGACCAGCGCTATCGTAACGGCCTGCTTGGCCTGGAACGCGCCAGCCACATCATCATCCTGACCTGGCTGCACCACGCGCCGCGTCAACTGATCGTGCAGAAACCCCGCCATGCGGCCGAACCGAAAGGCGTTTTTGCGCTGCGCTCCCCTGCCCGGCCGAACCCAGTCGGGCTGCATATCGCAAAGCTCGTCGCCCTCGACATCGGCACCGGCCGCATCGATCTCGACGCCATCGACGTCCTCGACGGCACACCGGTCATCGACATCAAGCCTTATTTCGCTTCGACCGATGCCTTTGCCGAGGCGACCATGGCCGGACGCGACGAACGATGA
- a CDS encoding DMT family transporter: protein MAITTTTAMRGPMVLKDWAQLLLLGAIWGGSFFFARIAVAEIPPLVLVLFRVAIAALALQLYLGLRGPSFRLALPHAGLFILLALANNVIPFSLIFAGQTELGAGVASVLNSTTPFWTLILANALTSDEKLSWNKLAGIALGIVGTAVMIGPGLLAGLGGPVWAKFALIGASLSYAVALMIARRFKGVPSPVIATGQLTASTIIMIPVVLLGYGPANLFSASLPVWAAVLALALLSTAFAYILYFNLVASAGATNASLVTLIVPASAILLGFLFLGERLELFELGGMALIALGLVTIDGRLFGRR from the coding sequence ATGGCGATCACAACCACGACTGCAATGCGCGGACCCATGGTCCTGAAAGACTGGGCACAGCTTCTGCTGCTCGGCGCGATCTGGGGCGGCTCGTTCTTCTTTGCCCGCATTGCGGTTGCCGAGATTCCCCCGCTGGTGCTGGTGCTGTTTCGCGTCGCCATCGCGGCGCTGGCGCTGCAGCTTTATCTCGGCCTGCGCGGTCCCTCCTTCCGCCTCGCCTTGCCGCATGCCGGCCTGTTCATCCTGCTGGCGCTCGCCAACAACGTCATTCCCTTCTCGCTGATCTTCGCCGGCCAGACCGAGCTTGGCGCCGGCGTCGCCTCGGTGCTCAATTCGACGACGCCGTTCTGGACGCTGATCCTCGCCAACGCGCTGACATCAGACGAAAAACTCTCCTGGAACAAGCTTGCCGGCATCGCGCTCGGCATCGTCGGCACGGCGGTGATGATCGGTCCCGGCCTGCTTGCCGGGCTGGGCGGCCCGGTCTGGGCGAAATTCGCGTTGATCGGCGCGTCGCTGTCCTATGCGGTTGCCCTGATGATAGCCCGCCGCTTCAAGGGCGTGCCGTCACCGGTCATCGCCACTGGACAATTGACCGCCTCGACCATCATCATGATCCCGGTCGTGCTGCTCGGCTATGGTCCTGCCAACTTGTTTTCGGCCTCGCTGCCGGTCTGGGCGGCGGTGTTGGCGCTGGCCCTGCTGTCCACCGCCTTCGCCTATATCCTCTATTTCAACCTCGTCGCCTCGGCCGGCGCCACCAACGCCTCGCTGGTCACGCTGATCGTGCCGGCCAGCGCCATCCTGCTTGGCTTCCTGTTCCTGGGCGAACGGCTCGAATTGTTCGAACTCGGCGGCATGGCGCTGATTGCGCTCGGCCTCGTTACCATCGACGGGCGCCTGTTCGGCCGACGGTAA
- a CDS encoding LysR family transcriptional regulator encodes MRGSEFSELKAFATIVEEGSFVRAATKLRVSPPALSQTIRGLEERVGVRLLNRTTRSVSPTAAGETLFARLAPAFSELEGAVADAHASRDRPAGSLRINVPRIAAMRFIAPILGDFRRAYPDIALTIIVDDMLADIVEGRFDAGIRLGERLHKDMVAVKLSEDLEMAAVAAPSYLEHRPIPRHPADLHHHQCINFQWPGGGNIYRWEFARGQRALELAVNGGLTVNDTELMIRAVLDGVGVAYMLEHQVRPWIEAGKLIRFLDAWSPRFPGFYLYHTSSRQVPPALRVFIDFLLARR; translated from the coding sequence ATGCGAGGGAGCGAGTTTTCCGAGCTGAAGGCGTTTGCGACGATCGTCGAGGAGGGCAGCTTTGTCCGCGCTGCGACCAAGCTCAGGGTTTCGCCGCCAGCGCTTAGCCAGACGATACGCGGGCTGGAAGAGCGTGTCGGTGTCCGGCTGCTCAACCGAACGACCCGCAGCGTGTCACCGACCGCAGCGGGCGAAACGCTGTTTGCTCGCCTCGCACCGGCATTCAGCGAACTGGAAGGGGCCGTCGCCGACGCGCATGCATCACGCGATCGACCGGCAGGCTCGCTGCGCATCAACGTTCCACGCATCGCCGCCATGCGTTTCATCGCTCCCATCCTTGGCGATTTCCGCCGCGCCTATCCCGATATTGCCCTCACCATAATCGTCGACGACATGCTGGCCGATATTGTGGAGGGACGATTCGACGCCGGGATCAGGCTTGGTGAGCGGCTGCATAAGGACATGGTGGCGGTGAAACTCAGCGAGGATCTGGAGATGGCCGCGGTGGCCGCGCCCAGCTACCTGGAGCATCGCCCCATCCCCCGTCATCCCGCAGACCTGCATCATCACCAATGCATCAATTTCCAGTGGCCCGGCGGCGGCAACATCTATCGGTGGGAGTTCGCGCGTGGCCAACGCGCTTTGGAACTAGCCGTGAACGGCGGTCTGACGGTCAACGACACGGAACTGATGATCAGGGCGGTCCTGGATGGGGTCGGCGTCGCTTACATGCTGGAACACCAGGTTCGGCCGTGGATCGAAGCCGGCAAGCTCATCCGTTTTCTCGACGCCTGGTCGCCCCGATTTCCGGGCTTTTACCTATATCATACGAGCTCCCGGCAGGTTCCGCCGGCCTTGCGTGTCTTCATCGATTTCCTGCTTGCCAGGCGATGA
- a CDS encoding SDR family oxidoreductase: MYHSLEGKTALVTGSSRGIGRAIAEGLAANGAAVVVNYVGNEKAAQEAVAAIRENGGKAVDIQADISSVSDIRRLFGEAERQMGPIDIVVANVGVAVIKPLVEATEADFDHVFDVNARGTFFTLQEAARRVRDGGRIIAVSTGGTKMYFTQTALYLGSKGAVEQFVRVLSRELGPRGITVNALSPGFTDTDLLPERDRAIAAGMSPFGRIGAPRDVADVAVFLASDEARWLTGENIQAGGGVA; encoded by the coding sequence ATGTATCATTCGCTTGAAGGCAAAACCGCGCTCGTAACGGGCAGTTCGCGCGGCATCGGACGCGCCATCGCCGAGGGGCTCGCGGCAAACGGCGCGGCCGTGGTCGTCAACTATGTCGGCAACGAGAAAGCCGCTCAGGAAGCCGTTGCCGCCATCCGCGAGAATGGCGGAAAGGCTGTCGACATCCAGGCGGATATCTCCAGCGTTTCCGACATCCGCCGGTTGTTCGGTGAGGCCGAAAGGCAGATGGGGCCGATCGACATCGTCGTTGCCAATGTCGGCGTCGCCGTCATAAAGCCGCTGGTCGAAGCCACCGAAGCCGACTTCGACCACGTCTTCGACGTCAACGCCAGAGGCACCTTCTTCACGCTTCAGGAAGCGGCGCGCCGCGTGCGCGACGGTGGCCGCATCATCGCCGTCTCCACGGGCGGCACCAAGATGTACTTCACTCAGACGGCTCTCTATCTCGGCAGCAAAGGAGCCGTCGAACAGTTCGTCCGCGTTCTGTCGCGTGAACTCGGACCGCGCGGCATCACCGTGAATGCGCTTTCGCCAGGCTTTACCGACACCGACCTGCTGCCCGAGCGGGATCGCGCGATCGCCGCCGGCATGTCGCCCTTCGGCAGGATCGGAGCGCCACGCGACGTTGCCGATGTCGCGGTTTTCCTCGCCTCCGACGAGGCCCGCTGGCTGACCGGCGAGAACATCCAGGCCGGCGGCGGCGTGGCTTAG
- a CDS encoding DUF3419 family protein: protein MTLRYPLASEQMGNHLAMTDVSADLVFRRGKEVGKAVYQNRPLSRAGVSERLFAFLFSGLVYPQIWEDPDVDMEAMQLGQGHRVVTIASGGCNILAYLTQSPERIDAVDLNAAHIALNRMKLEAVRHLPSQGDLFRFFGAVDTSHNSEAYHRFIAPHLDPVSRHYWEGRNWRGRRRIAVFDRNFYQTGLLGLFIAMGHRTGKFFGVDPAGIMKAKTVADQRRFFNEELAPVFEKPLLKWATSRKASLFGLGIPPAQYDSLITSGDGTMASVLKARLEKLACDFPLENNYFAWQAFARRYPNPGEAALPAYLEKRNYKTIRDNVDRVAIHHANLIEFLAGKDAGSVDRFVLLDAQDWMTDAQLNALWAEITRTASTDARVIFRTAAQPSLLPGRISNSLLDQWSYEDQASRALSARDRSAIYGGFHLYVKRAA, encoded by the coding sequence ATGACCCTGCGCTACCCGCTTGCGTCAGAGCAAATGGGGAATCACCTTGCCATGACGGACGTTTCCGCAGATCTGGTTTTTCGCCGCGGCAAGGAAGTTGGCAAGGCCGTCTATCAGAATCGCCCCCTTTCCAGGGCCGGTGTTTCCGAACGGCTCTTCGCCTTTCTGTTTTCCGGCCTCGTCTATCCGCAGATCTGGGAAGATCCTGACGTCGATATGGAGGCGATGCAGCTTGGCCAGGGCCACCGCGTCGTCACCATCGCCTCGGGCGGCTGCAACATCCTCGCCTATCTCACCCAGTCGCCGGAAAGGATCGACGCCGTCGATCTCAACGCCGCCCATATCGCGCTGAACCGCATGAAGCTGGAGGCGGTGCGCCATCTGCCGTCCCAGGGCGACCTGTTCCGTTTCTTCGGCGCCGTCGACACCAGCCATAATTCGGAAGCCTACCACCGGTTCATCGCCCCGCATCTCGATCCGGTCAGCCGTCATTATTGGGAGGGCCGCAACTGGCGCGGCCGTCGTCGCATCGCCGTCTTCGACCGCAATTTCTATCAAACCGGGCTGCTCGGCCTGTTCATCGCCATGGGCCACCGCACGGGCAAATTCTTCGGCGTCGATCCCGCCGGCATCATGAAGGCGAAAACCGTTGCCGACCAGCGCCGCTTCTTCAACGAGGAACTGGCGCCCGTCTTCGAAAAGCCACTGCTGAAATGGGCCACCTCGCGAAAAGCCTCGCTGTTCGGGCTCGGCATTCCGCCGGCCCAATACGATTCGCTGATCACCTCGGGTGACGGCACCATGGCCAGCGTGCTGAAGGCGCGGCTCGAAAAGCTCGCCTGCGATTTTCCGCTAGAGAACAACTACTTCGCCTGGCAGGCTTTTGCCCGTCGGTATCCCAATCCCGGCGAAGCGGCTCTGCCCGCATATCTCGAAAAACGCAACTACAAGACGATCCGCGACAATGTCGATCGCGTCGCCATCCACCATGCCAATCTGATCGAATTCCTCGCCGGCAAGGATGCCGGTTCGGTCGACCGCTTCGTCCTGCTCGACGCGCAGGACTGGATGACCGACGCCCAGCTCAATGCGCTGTGGGCCGAGATCACCCGCACCGCGTCCACTGACGCCCGTGTCATCTTCCGCACAGCGGCCCAGCCCAGCCTGTTGCCCGGCAGAATCTCGAATTCGCTGCTCGACCAGTGGAGCTATGAGGATCAGGCATCCCGCGCGCTCTCGGCCCGCGACCGCTCGGCCATCTATGGCGGCTTCCACCTCTATGTGAAGCGCGCCGCATGA